ACCGAGACCAGGGCAACCACGCGCTCGCCCGCGAGCACCTCGCGTGTGCCATTTCGACAAACCCGCGCTACGCACCCGCACACGTGCTCTTCGGCCTCACCATGCTCGCACTTGGAGCACCCGATCGCGCCATCGCGTCGCTACGCACGGCGCTCACGGTTGACCCGGGCAACAAGGCGGCCAAGATGCATCTTCGACGCATCGAAGAAGAACGCAACGCTCGCTCGTCACGCCGCTTCAACGCGATGCCGGATGACGTCACGAGCCTCTGATCACGACCTGCCTTGGCGACATTTTCTTTCTGGCGCGAGGAGTGCAAACGCGCCTTCCGCGATCTCAAAGGTGAAGACCTCACACCAGCGCGTCTCGGCCTGGCCGTCGCGGTCGGTCTCTTCATTGGATCGCTGCCCGTCTTCGGCCTGCATCTTCTGCTCGTGCTCTTCGTGTGCCTGAAGCTTCGGCTTCATGCGGTGCTCTCGTACGTCGCCGCCAACATCTCGAACCCGTTCTTCGCACCCGCGCTTCTCACGGCCGAAGTCCAAGTTGGAGGGCGCCTACGCACGGGGCAATGGCCACGCCTCGATCGCGAAATCCAAGCGGGCTACGGCGCGCTCGTCGACTTCGCCGGATACTTGCTCGTGGGCTCTCCCATCGTCGGCGTCGGACTTGCCGCAGCAGGTTTTGCCTTCACGTGGTCGTTTGTCTCTGTCAAACGCCTCGTGCGACCTGCAGCGAGCGACCTGCCGCCCTATCGATTGCCGCCCGAAGCACCCCTCTGGCTTCACGCCACCGAACGTGTTGCATCGCGTTACGCCTCTCCCGACAGCACGTCTGCTGCCGACAAGAGCCAGTTTCACTACGTGCGTATCAAGCTCGCCGTCGATCCCATCGCGCGTCTCATCGCGGACGTCGAAGGCCAGCGGCAGCACGCGCTCGGTGAAGTGCTCGACATCGGCACCGGCCGCGGACAACTTCCGATCCTGCTGCTCGAGCTCGGACGCGCATCGCATGCGCATGGCATCGACTGGGATCGCACGAAGATCATGCATGCTCGGCGCGCTGCTGAAGCGA
This genomic window from Polyangiaceae bacterium contains:
- a CDS encoding DUF2062 domain-containing protein, producing the protein MATFSFWREECKRAFRDLKGEDLTPARLGLAVAVGLFIGSLPVFGLHLLLVLFVCLKLRLHAVLSYVAANISNPFFAPALLTAEVQVGGRLRTGQWPRLDREIQAGYGALVDFAGYLLVGSPIVGVGLAAAGFAFTWSFVSVKRLVRPAASDLPPYRLPPEAPLWLHATERVASRYASPDSTSAADKSQFHYVRIKLAVDPIARLIADVEGQRQHALGEVLDIGTGRGQLPILLLELGRASHAHGIDWDRTKIMHARRAAEATPDGAAPALATFEAEDARSFTAKPADTVLLIDLLHYFTIDEQNAILDHAADHVKPGGRLLVREADTERGIRSWATLLEEKIFTAVRFNRGERVRFRPAREIASRLEARGFACEVIPAWGSTPFSNVLVVARAPLRPRENPAAS